The genomic stretch CCGGTCCTGGTCGGTGCCGTGGCTGGCTACCGGTTCGTCGGCCGGGAACGCTCCCCGATCAACCGCCACAACCACCTCACCCAGCCGAACGCCTTCGAGTCTTATCTGGTCGTCAAGTTCGCCAAGACGGTCTACTCCGCGATTGCCATCACCACGAGCAGGTCAGCGTCGCTCGCCTTCGTCCGGTCACTGGTCATCACCGACACACCTACCGCAAGCTCTCCGAACGGAGCGGTCTCGGCCGGCGGTGGGCAACCTGCTCACCTCGCCACCGTCGGGAAGCAGAAGAGCTCGGCCTACCGACTTGGCACCGACACCGGCTACGCGCTCGTTGCGCTTCTCGCCATCGCGATCATCGTCAAGTACGCCAGGCCACGCCGACCACGCACGGCACGCAGAGCAGCCACCCAGTACGCCGGATCGCCCCCCACGGACCCGTCGTCGCCGAACCCGCAGTTCGCCTGGATGTACCCGGCTCTCCCGCCTGAGCCGGCGCCGCAGGAGACCCCGAACCAGGGGTGATCCGCAGCCTGAGTCGTTGCGCCGCACCAGCGCGCTCGACGCGCCAGCCCACGGGGTCGCTCGGCGAGGGTTCCTTCGCACTGATCCGTAGGGCCCGAACCTCCACTCAAGGCAGGAGCCCGGCGTACCGATCAAACAGGTAAGGATCGGACCACCGAAGGACTAACCATGCTCTCCTGCCTGTCGAAGCTCGCTCGCGATGAACGCGAAGAGGGGTTCACGCTCATCGAGCTGCTCGTCGTGATCATCATCATCGGCATCCTGGCCGCGATCGCGATCCCGGTCTTTCTGCAGCAGCGCAAGAAGGGCTATGACGCTGCAGTGAAGTCGGACCTGGTCGCCGCTGCCACGGCAGAGGAGACCTACCTCACGGACTTCAACACCTACACCGACAGCACGAGCAACCTGGCCACCAAGGAGTCCTTCAAGTTCTCGGCCGGCGGCGACTACAACGGCGGGACCGCAGCCCTGACGATCGTGTCGAACACGAACCAGGGCTACTGCATCAAGGGCGTGGCGGCCTCTGGCAACACGTGGTTCTACGACAGCAGCGCCGGCGGCGTCCAGCCGGCGAACACGACATATACCTGTGGAGTCTCCGGCGCTAGTTAGTCCCGCGGTTGGCGTCGGCTTGCTCGGCGTCGCCGCCGGAGCCGCTCGGCGGGGTCGACATCGACACCGGTTCGGTCAGCTCGCTCCAGCTCTGGGACGTCACTTTCTGCTTGATCAGGGGCAGTGCCCCCGCAAGGGCAGCGACGACCGCGAGAAGGATCGGCCAGCGGCGCCGACGCCGGCGCTGACCGGTAACGACCTTCGCGGGCTCGCTGTCGCGCAGCGCCTTCCAGGCGTCGCTCCCGGCCTTGACCGCGTCGCTCTTGCGGACCGACTTGACGGCGTCGCTCCCACTCTTCAGCGCATCGCTGTTCCGCACGTTCTTGATCGCGTCGCTTCCGCGAAGGGCGTCGACGGCATCGCCGGCGCGGCTGGCGGCTTCGGCGTACATCGGGGCGGAGGCGTCGCGGGCGGACTCGAAGGCGGCCATCACGGCCGGCGCGATCTCGTCCCGTACGGCGGTGATGGTCGCCTCGCGGGCAGCACCGATCGCCTCGACGAGCCGCTCCTTGGCAGCATCCCGTTCGCGCGTCTTGGACATGACCGCCCTCCGATCTGTTCGCCTGCGGCCTTGCCATCAGCGTTCCCGGTGAGCGTGCCGTCAACCGTGTTCGTTGCTTTGCCTCCAGGCGTGCAAGGATGTTTGAACCCCTGATCAGTCGCCGCTGCTGCACGCCGCGGCCAGGCATTTCCCCCCGAGGAGCGACGTGGCTGAGGAACTGTTCGCAACCCTCGCGACGAGCGAGGGCGACATCCGGGTGCAGCTGTTCCCGAACCACGCGCCCAAGACCGTTGCCAACTTCGTGGAACTGGCCGAAGGCACCCGCGAGTGGACCGACCCGCGGACCGGAAAGCGGGGGGCGACCAAGCTGTACGACGGCACGATCTTCCACCGGGTGATCAGCGGTTTCATGATTCAGGGCGGCGACCCGCTCGGCACCGGGACCGGCGGCCCGGGTTACCGGTTCAACGACGAGTTCCACCCGGAGCTGGCGTTCACCAAGCCCTACCTGCTCGCGATGGCCAACGCCGGGCCGGGCACCAACGGCTCGCAGTTCTTCATCACCGTCGCTCCGACCGCCTGGCTGAACAACAAGCACACGATCTTCGGTGAGGTCGCCGACCAGGCCAGCCGCGACGTCGTCGACCGGATCGCCGCCGCCGCGACCGGGAAGATGGACCGGCCGGTCACCGACGTCACGATCAATGCCGTGACGATCGAACGGGTGACCAGCTGAGGTGAGCTCGCCGAGCGACGAGCCGGCAACGGACGTCGACCAGCGGTGCTACCGCCACCCTGACCGTGCGACCGGCGTGCGGTGCACCCGGTGCGACCGGCCGATCTGCCCCGACTGCATGCACCCCGCATCGGTCGGCTTCCAGTGCCCCGAGTGCGTCTCCGAGGGCCGGCGTACGGTGCGGTCCCCGCGCACCGTCTACGGCGGAAGGATCCGCCCGGGTGAACGCCCGGGTGCCGTCACCCGCGCGCTGATCGCGATCAACGTCGCGGTCTTCCTCGCGACGACCGTCAACGGCATGAACCCGATCTCCGGCAGTGGCACCTCGCCACTGTTCGACCACCTCGCGTTGATTCCGGTCGCGGTCGCGCACGGCCAGTGGTACCGCCTGATCACTGCGGCCTTCCTGCACTTCGAGATCTTCCACATCGGCTTCAACATGTACGCGCTCTACATCTTCGGTCCGCCGCTCGAGGCGGCGCTCGGACGGATGCGGTTCATCGCGCTCTATCTGCTCGCCGGGATCGGGGGCAGCGTCTTGTCACTCGCGCTCGGCCCGATCGGCGAGACGGCAGCGGGCGCCTCCGGTGCGATCTTCGGCCTGTTCGGTGCGCTCTACATCGTGGCTCGCCACCGCGAGCTCGCGACCAACGGGATCGCGATCACCATCGTCGCCAACCTGATCTTCACCTTCGCGATCCCGAACATCGACTGGCGCGGGCACGTCGGCGGTCTGGTCACCGGCTCGGTCATCGCGCTGATCTACGCCTACGCGCCGCGTGGGCCGATGCGCGACCGGTTGCAAGCGGCCGGCGTGGTCGCGGTCGCGGTGATCCTCGCCGTCGGGGGGCTGCTGGGGGCCGCCCACGTTCACAACGAGTGCCCGATCCTCCAGATGTCCCACGGGGTGCCGGTGGCCTGCTACGCCGCGACGCGGTGACCTGCGTCGAGGCCGTCGAGGGGAAGATCACAGAATCTGGTTCGGTTTACCTCGTACCATGGTCTCCGAGTCCGGCGGTCAGGGGCTCACAGCGCGAGGAGGGTCGACATGCGTGACGCGGTGATCGTCGAGGCGGTTAGGACTCCGGTCGGGCGCCGCAACGGCGCGTACAAGGACGTGCACCCGGTCGACCTGTCGGCGCACGTTCTGTCCGCGCTCGTCGAGCGAACGGGCATCGACCCCGCCCTCGTCGACGACGTGATCTGGGGCTGCGTCGGCCAGGTCGGCGAGCAGACCTTCAACGTCGCGCGCAACGCCGTGCTCGCCGCCGGCTGGCCCGAGTCGATCCCGGGTACGACAGTGGACCGCCAATGCGGCTCCAGCCAGCAAGCGGTCCACTTCGCCGCCGCGGGCGTCCTGTCCGGCCAGTACGACGTCGCCGTCGCCGGCGGCGTCGAGTCGATGACCCGGGTGCCGATGGGCTCATCGATCGGCTCGGACGTCGGCTTCCCATTCGGGCCAAAGATGCTGGCCCGCTACGCGGGCGAGCAGATCAACCAGGGACTCGGTGCCGAGACGATCGCCAAGCGCTGGGGCCTCTCGCGCCAGCAGGTCGACGAGTTCTCCCTGTCCTCGCACCAGAAGGCCGCCGCCGCGATCGACTCCGGCGCGTTCGCCAAGCAGTACGCCGCCGTACCCGGCACGGGTCTCGAAGTGGACGAGGGAGTACGCCGCGACACCAGTCTGGACAAGCTCGGCGGGCTCAAGCCTGCATTCGCCGAGGACGGTGTCATCACCGCGGGCAACTCCTCGCAGATCTCCGACGGGTCGGGTGCTCTGCTGATCACCACGAGTGAGAAGGCGGCGGCGCTCGGCCTGAAGCCGCTCGCGCGGCTGCACAGCTTCTCCGTCGTGGGTGACGACCCGATCGTGATGCTCACCGGTCCGATCCCGGCGACCGCGAAGGTGCTCGACCGCGCCGGGCTCTCGATCGGCGACGTCGGTGCGTTCGAGATCAACGAGGCGTTCGCCCCGGTGCCGCTGGCCTGGCTGGCAGAGACCGGCGCCGACCCAAAGGCCCTGAACCCGCTCGGCGGCGCGATCGCGATCGGGCACCCGCTCGGCGGATCGGGCGCGATCCTCATGACCCGCCTCGTTCACCACATGCTCGACAACGGCATCCGCTACGGCCTGCAGTCGATGTGCGAAGGCGGCGGGATGGCGAACGCGACCGTCCTCGAGCTGGTCTAACCGCGGGCCTCGAGGTAGGCGTCCTCGGCGGTGTAGTCGAGGAGCGAGGCGAAGAACTCGTCATCGGGTGCGGGCACCATCCACGCGTCGACGCCGCCCGCCTGTGCTGAGACCAGCCAGTCGATCTCCTCGGTCACCGTCTCGGCGTAGGTTCCGGCCGGCCGGTAGCCCAGCGCCAGCGCTGCGCTGACATCGAGGACGATCGGGCTGGGGTGTTGCCAAGGGTTCCGACCGAGCTCGCCGGCCGTGTCGGCGTCGAGCAGGACCTCGTCCCAGTCGTGGCCGAGATGCCGCGCGATCGCCCTCGTGATCTCGAGCACGGTGGGGGCTTCGGGGTCTGCGGCGTTCAGGACCCGCGCCGCGGGCATTGCCGCGACGGTCTCGATCACGGCGGCGATGTTCGCCGCCGCGCTGGGGTGGTCGACACCGGCACCGCGGCCGGCCAGGAACACCGCCGGCCGCCGGTCGAGCACGCGCTTGACGTACATCCACTCGCGCGGCCGCCGGGATCCCGCGCCGTGGACCTTGGACGGGCGCAGCACCGTGACCGGCGCGCCGCTGGCGAGGTAGGCCTGCTCGGCGGCGACCTTGTTGACCGCGTAGCCCTCGGCCGTGTCGAAGTGCACGTCGCTGCGCGGCGCGACCGTGGGCTGGCTCTCGGCGATCGGTACGCCGTACTCCGGTGGCTGGTCGCTGTTAACCGTGCGGCCGGCGCCGTCGACGTACACCGCCTTGGTCGACAGGAAGACCACCGACCCGGCCTCCCGGGCGATTGGCAGCAGGGCCGCCGCGTCAGCGGCGGTGTAGGCGGCCGCGTCCACCAGCAGGTCGGGCGGCGGCCCGAGCCCGGCCAGGGTCGGCAGCAGCGCGGGATGGTCTTGGCGGTCGCAGCGCAGGAAGCTCGCGCCCGAAGCGAGCAGCGCGGCGGGCATCGCTGCAGGGTTGCGGCCGGTGATGACGACGTCCCAGCCGGCTTAGGGCAGCCGCGCGGTAGTGGCACGGCCGATTGCCCCGGTCCCGCCGAGGATCAGCGCACGGGCCATCGGTCGACGCTATCCAACCCCTCTCGGGCGGCGGTGCGGCTACGAGTCGGCGATCCGCTCGGCGCTCTCGCGTAGCGCCTTGAAGTCCTTGCCGCGGGGGTCGGCCACCAGCCGGTCGGTGGCGCCGAAGCCCCAGCCGCCGTACTTCACCGCAATCCGGGCAAACCGGTGGGTTGCGACCGCCCCACAGCTGGCACAAGCCCGATCCGCGGTGTCGCCGAGCTCGAGGAGGAGTTCCATCTCGGCGTCGCATTGGGTGCAGCGGAACAAGTAGAGCGGCATGGCGCGGCTATCCCCAGTGTGGATAACGGCTGTGGGCAAATGACATGGCTGTGACTACGTGGCTGTTACGGGCACACGCCCGCTTAGCGCCATTGGGTCGAGGTCACGAACCCGGCGATGATGAAGCCGAAGCCGACCAGAAGGTTCCAGTTGGCGATCGACTTGATCGGCAGACTTCCCCCAGTGACGTAGAACAAAACCAGCCAGACGATCCCGACCAGGAAGCAGCCGAGCATGAGCGGGCCGACCCAGGGCGCGCTGACCCGCTTCTTCACCGATCGGGTGGGTGGCGGGGTATAGGCCGCCTTCGTGCGAACTCGTGACTTAGGCACGAACCCTCCTCTTGACGGCGTATCCCGAGCGGCGTGCTCTCCCTAGGGTAGACATCCGAACGCCCGGTCCGGTTGCGATCCACCGCCGGCGGCTCGGCGCGCGTCCGACGGTCGGCGGCGAGGCGCTGGACATCACGGGTCTCGACCTGCGCCTGCGTGGCATGATCCGGTCCGTGGCGAGCGCCGACCGTCCGTGGCTCGGCTCCTATCCCGCCGACGTTCCCGCCGACCACGACTTCCCGTCGGTGCCGGTCACCCGGTTGCTCGACGACGCGGCGACCGCCTTTCCCGCCACGATCGCGCTCGCCACCTTCGCGGTGTCTTCGGTCGGCAACCGGATCAGCTACCGAGCGCTTCGGGACGCGGTGGATCGGCTGGCCGGCGGACTCGCGGGGGTCGGGGTCGGTAAGGGCGATCGGGTCGCACTCGTGCTGCCCAACTGCCCGCAGCACGTCGTCGCGTTCTTCGCCGTACTTCGGCTCGGGGCGATCGTCGTCCACTGCAACCCGGTCGCGAGTCCGGACGAGCTGAGGGCGCAGTTCGCCGACTCAGGGGCGACGGTAGTGGTCTGTCTCGACCGGGTCGCTGCGACCGTGCTCGAGATCCGGCCGCAGTGCGCGGTGCGGACAGTGGTCGTGACCTCGCTCGCCGAATCGCTGTCGGCGGCCGCGCGCGGACGGCTGCAGCTCCCGCTGCCGCGCAACCGAATGCAGCGGGCCAGGCTGGTTGCCGAGATCCCGGACGATCCGGCGGTCATGCGCTTTCGCACCCTGCTGCGGGTGGGCCGACCCGCGCCGCAGGCCGAGGTCGACGCGACGCGGGACGTCGCGGTGCTTCAGTACACCGGCGGCACGACCGGGGAGCCCAAGGCCGCGATGCTCTCGCACGCCAACCTGGTCGCGAACAGCTACCAGATGCGGCTGTGGATGCCGGACGCGATGCCGGGTCGAGAGGTCACCCTTGCCGTCCTTCCGCTGTTCCATGTGTACGGCCTGACCCTCTGCATGCTGACCACGGTGCTGCTCGCCGGTCGGCTCGTGCTGGTGCCGCGCTTCGACCTCGACGCCGTCTTCACGGTGATCGACGAGGAGCGGCCGACGCTGTTCCCGGGGGTGCCGCCGATCTACCAGGCGTTGCTCGACTCGCCGCGGATCCGCCGCCACGACCTGCGGTCGATCAAGGCGTGCATCTCGGGCGCGATGAAACTGCCGCACGAGACCCAGGACCGGTTCGAACGGGTGACCGGCGGCCGGCTGGTTGAGGGCTACGGGATGACGGAGGCCTCACCGGCGACGCACTGTACGCCGCTCGCCGGGCCGCGCAAGGTCGGCTCCGTCGGCATCCCGCTGCCCGGCACCCTCGCGCGGATCGTCGATCCCGCCGATCCCACCAGCCCGATGGCCGTCGGCGACACCGGCGAGCTCGCGGTCAAGGGCCCGCAGGTGTTCCTCGGCTACTGGGGTGTCGCGCAGACCGACGTGCTCACCGATGACGGGTGGCTGCTCACCGGGGACCTCGCGACCATGGACCCGGACGGTTGGTTCACGATCGTCGACCGCAAGAAGGACCTGATCATCGCCGGCGGGTTCAACATCTCTCCGGCCGAGGTCGAAGCCGTGATCCGTGGCCTGCCGGGCGTCACCGACTGCTGCGTGATCGGCCTGCCCGACCGCTATCGCGGCGAGACCGTGAAGGCGTACGTGGTCGCGCCGGACGCCGGCCTGACCGAGGCGGCGGTCATCGCGCACTGTGCGACGGCTCTGACGGCGTACAAGGTCCCGAAATTCGTTGAGTTCCGCGCCGAGTTGCCGCATACGGTGGTGGGGAAGGCGTTACGGCGACAGCTGCTCGCCGAGGAGCTTGCCAACGAGAGGTGAGGCGGCGTGACCAGAGTGCTCGTCGTCGACAACTACGACAGCTTCGTCTACAACCTCGTGCAGTACCTCGCCCAGCTCGGGGCCGACGTGGAGGTACGCCGAAACGATGCGGTAGGCGTCGACGACGCGGTCGTGGCGGAGGCCGACGGCATCCTGCTCTCGCCCGGCCCGGGGCGGCCGGAGGACGCCGGCGTCTGTGTCGAGCTGGTCGGGGCGGTCGGCGCCGACAAGCCGATCCTCGGTGTCTGCCTCGGGCACCAGGCGATCGCGGTGTCGTACGGCGGGTCGGTCGCGCACGCACCCGAGCTGCTGCACGGCAAGACCAGCGAGGTCGAGCACACCGGCGTGGGGGTGCTCGCCGGACTGCCGAACCCGTTCACCGCGACCCGCTACCACTCGCTCGCGACCGTGGAGCTGCCGGCCGAGCTCGAGGTCACGGCGTGGGCGGGAGACGTGGTGATGGCGATCCGGCACCGCGACCACCCGGTCGAGGGCGTGCAGTTCCACCCCGAGTCGGTCCTCACGCAGGGCGGGCACCAGATGCTCGCGAACTGGCTCGGGAGCTGCGGGGACGAGGGAGCGCTCGGCTTCGTCGCCGACCTCTCGGAACGCGTCGAACGCCAGCGCATCGGTTTGTGAGGTGGGGGTCGCCGCACTGCTCCCCGTAAGCAACCGGTCGGGCTCAGGGCGAGCTGGGAGGTGACGTGCTCGGTGTGCCGCTCGGCCCGGTCGAGGTGGAGGGGTTGGGCGAGGTCGACGCCTTCGGCTTGCGGTCGATGTAGATGACGACGGTCGACCCGGTGGCGGCGTAGGTCTGGCTGGACGGGGACTGGCTCACGACCTGCCCGATCTTGCCCGGGGTATAGACCGCGGACCGGCGGCTGACGAAGTTGAAGCCGTCCTGTTGGAGGATCGCCTCCGCGGTGGCCTGGTCCTTGCCGACGACGTTCGGCACCTTCACGCGCGAGGTCGACACGACAAGGTCAACGGTCGAGCCGGCAGGGACGCTGGTGCCTGCTGCCGGTCGGCTGTTGAGCACCTGGTTGGCCGGAGCGCTCGAGTTGCGAGGAATGATCCGGCCGAGCTTCAACCCTGCCCCGAGCAGAGTCGACTTTGCCTCCGACAGGGTCAAGCC from Mycobacteriales bacterium encodes the following:
- a CDS encoding prepilin-type N-terminal cleavage/methylation domain-containing protein encodes the protein MLSCLSKLARDEREEGFTLIELLVVIIIIGILAAIAIPVFLQQRKKGYDAAVKSDLVAAATAEETYLTDFNTYTDSTSNLATKESFKFSAGGDYNGGTAALTIVSNTNQGYCIKGVAASGNTWFYDSSAGGVQPANTTYTCGVSGAS
- a CDS encoding aminodeoxychorismate/anthranilate synthase component II, encoding MTRVLVVDNYDSFVYNLVQYLAQLGADVEVRRNDAVGVDDAVVAEADGILLSPGPGRPEDAGVCVELVGAVGADKPILGVCLGHQAIAVSYGGSVAHAPELLHGKTSEVEHTGVGVLAGLPNPFTATRYHSLATVELPAELEVTAWAGDVVMAIRHRDHPVEGVQFHPESVLTQGGHQMLANWLGSCGDEGALGFVADLSERVERQRIGL
- a CDS encoding AMP-binding protein yields the protein MIRSVASADRPWLGSYPADVPADHDFPSVPVTRLLDDAATAFPATIALATFAVSSVGNRISYRALRDAVDRLAGGLAGVGVGKGDRVALVLPNCPQHVVAFFAVLRLGAIVVHCNPVASPDELRAQFADSGATVVVCLDRVAATVLEIRPQCAVRTVVVTSLAESLSAAARGRLQLPLPRNRMQRARLVAEIPDDPAVMRFRTLLRVGRPAPQAEVDATRDVAVLQYTGGTTGEPKAAMLSHANLVANSYQMRLWMPDAMPGREVTLAVLPLFHVYGLTLCMLTTVLLAGRLVLVPRFDLDAVFTVIDEERPTLFPGVPPIYQALLDSPRIRRHDLRSIKACISGAMKLPHETQDRFERVTGGRLVEGYGMTEASPATHCTPLAGPRKVGSVGIPLPGTLARIVDPADPTSPMAVGDTGELAVKGPQVFLGYWGVAQTDVLTDDGWLLTGDLATMDPDGWFTIVDRKKDLIIAGGFNISPAEVEAVIRGLPGVTDCCVIGLPDRYRGETVKAYVVAPDAGLTEAAVIAHCATALTAYKVPKFVEFRAELPHTVVGKALRRQLLAEELANER
- a CDS encoding NAD(P)-dependent oxidoreductase, whose protein sequence is MPAALLASGASFLRCDRQDHPALLPTLAGLGPPPDLLVDAAAYTAADAAALLPIAREAGSVVFLSTKAVYVDGAGRTVNSDQPPEYGVPIAESQPTVAPRSDVHFDTAEGYAVNKVAAEQAYLASGAPVTVLRPSKVHGAGSRRPREWMYVKRVLDRRPAVFLAGRGAGVDHPSAAANIAAVIETVAAMPAARVLNAADPEAPTVLEITRAIARHLGHDWDEVLLDADTAGELGRNPWQHPSPIVLDVSAALALGYRPAGTYAETVTEEIDWLVSAQAGGVDAWMVPAPDDEFFASLLDYTAEDAYLEARG
- a CDS encoding peptidylprolyl isomerase, whose product is MFATLATSEGDIRVQLFPNHAPKTVANFVELAEGTREWTDPRTGKRGATKLYDGTIFHRVISGFMIQGGDPLGTGTGGPGYRFNDEFHPELAFTKPYLLAMANAGPGTNGSQFFITVAPTAWLNNKHTIFGEVADQASRDVVDRIAAAATGKMDRPVTDVTINAVTIERVTS
- a CDS encoding FmdB family zinc ribbon protein, producing the protein MPLYLFRCTQCDAEMELLLELGDTADRACASCGAVATHRFARIAVKYGGWGFGATDRLVADPRGKDFKALRESAERIADS
- a CDS encoding rhomboid family intramembrane serine protease, with amino-acid sequence MSSPSDEPATDVDQRCYRHPDRATGVRCTRCDRPICPDCMHPASVGFQCPECVSEGRRTVRSPRTVYGGRIRPGERPGAVTRALIAINVAVFLATTVNGMNPISGSGTSPLFDHLALIPVAVAHGQWYRLITAAFLHFEIFHIGFNMYALYIFGPPLEAALGRMRFIALYLLAGIGGSVLSLALGPIGETAAGASGAIFGLFGALYIVARHRELATNGIAITIVANLIFTFAIPNIDWRGHVGGLVTGSVIALIYAYAPRGPMRDRLQAAGVVAVAVILAVGGLLGAAHVHNECPILQMSHGVPVACYAATR
- the crgA gene encoding cell division protein CrgA translates to MPKSRVRTKAAYTPPPTRSVKKRVSAPWVGPLMLGCFLVGIVWLVLFYVTGGSLPIKSIANWNLLVGFGFIIAGFVTSTQWR
- a CDS encoding thiolase family protein, whose product is MRDAVIVEAVRTPVGRRNGAYKDVHPVDLSAHVLSALVERTGIDPALVDDVIWGCVGQVGEQTFNVARNAVLAAGWPESIPGTTVDRQCGSSQQAVHFAAAGVLSGQYDVAVAGGVESMTRVPMGSSIGSDVGFPFGPKMLARYAGEQINQGLGAETIAKRWGLSRQQVDEFSLSSHQKAAAAIDSGAFAKQYAAVPGTGLEVDEGVRRDTSLDKLGGLKPAFAEDGVITAGNSSQISDGSGALLITTSEKAAALGLKPLARLHSFSVVGDDPIVMLTGPIPATAKVLDRAGLSIGDVGAFEINEAFAPVPLAWLAETGADPKALNPLGGAIAIGHPLGGSGAILMTRLVHHMLDNGIRYGLQSMCEGGGMANATVLELV